The sequence GTGGTGGGGTCGTTGCCGTGGTCGGCCGTGATGACGAGCACGCCGGACTCCGGCAGCGCCCGTATGATGTCGGGCAGCGCCGCATCGAACGCTTCCAGCGCGGTGGCAAACCCGGCCGGGTCGTTGCGGTGGCCGTAGGCCTGATCGAAGTCGATGAGGTTGGCCCAGAGGAAGGTGGGCGCGGGGTCTGCCGCATAGGCGTGCAGGCAATTCGTGATGACCTCGATGCCGTGCGCATTTGACGTGGTTTTGAGCATTTCATCGAAGCCCTCGCGCGCGAAGAGGTCGGCAATTTTCCCGATCGAAACGGTGTGCACGCCGGCCGCTTGCAGATGCTCGTGCAGCGGGGTGTCCTCGGGGCGGCGGGCGAAGTCGCGGCGCTCGGACGAGATGCGCTCATAGTTGCCGGGCGAACCGACGAAGGGGCGGGCAATGACGCGGCCCACGGCGTGGGGCCCCACGCACACCTCGCGGCGCGCGATCCGGCACAGCTCGTACAGCCGATCCAGCGGGATCACGTCTTTGTGCGCGGCGATCTGAAAGACGCTATCGGCCGAAGTGTACACGATGGGCTGCCCGGTGGCCGCGTGCTCGGGCCCCAGCTCCTCAATGATGACCGTGCCCGAGGCCGCCTTATTCCCGAGCACGCCATCGCAGCCCGTGGCGTCTGTAAAGGCGTCAATGACGGCGGGTGGAAAGCCCTCGGGGTACGTAGGAAAGGGCGCGTCGAGTTGCAAGCCGGCCAGCTCCCAGTGGCCGGTGGTGCTGTCCTTCCCGGCCGACACTTCCCGCATGCGGCCAACATGCGCCTGCGGGCGCTCGGCGGCCGGAACGCCCGCAAGGGGGGCAATGCGCCCAAGGCCCAGGGCTGTCAGATGCGGAAGATGGGGCTCCTGCTCGGCGCATACGTGCGCCAGCGTGTTGCTGCCGGCATCGCCGTACTCATCGGCGTCGGGTTGGGCGCCAATGCCTACACCGTCCAGTACAATCGTAAGAAATACGCTCATGCAGTCCGTTGATGGATGAAAGAAGCACGTCGAACCGAACGCTGCGCGCAGCCGCTGAAGCACGTTCTGGTAGCTCCGCGGCCCGAGGCAGCGCGAAAAGTAAAAAGGGAACCCTCATACCCACGGCTTGAACGTGCGTTCGGCAACAAAACCGATACGCCGTGCAACAAAAAAACCGGGCGCTGCTTATTAAACAGGCAATAAAGCACCGGTGCACGGTCGAAAAACACTGCACCACCCCTTTTTACCGATTGCGTCTGCCGTCTATGAAGCGTCTCAGCAAGTACTACATCCTTCCGGCCATCGCACTCGTGCTCCTCGGTGCGGTGCTTGGGGTACAGATGGAGAGTTACCTCTCCGACGATGATGCCTACAAATACCTCAAGAAGCTGGAGCAAGCATTCATCATCATCAACCGGAAGTACGTCGAACCGGTCCCGTCAAAGCAAATGGCGGCTTCGGGCATTGAAGGGATGCTCAACGAGCTCGACCCGCACTCCAGCTACATTCCGGCCGAAGAGGTGAAGGCGCTACGGCAAAGCTACCAGGGATCGTTTGGCGGCATCGGCATCATGTTCGAGATGGTGCGCGACACGGCGCGCGTCATTACGCCCATCGCCGGCGGGCCCAGCGAACGCCTCGGCATTCAGTCGGGCGATCGCATCGTTCAGATTGAAGACTCAACGGCCGTGGGGCTCTCGTCCACCGGCATCCAAAAGCGCTTGAAAGGGCCTATCGGGAGCGACGTAGAGATGACCGTGCTGCGCCCGAGCACCGAAAACACGATTGAGTTTACCATTGAGCGGGAAAAGATTCCGCTGTATTCGATCAACTCGTCGTACATGGTTGATGCTACCACCGGTTACATCAAGATTGACCGGTTTGCGATGACCACGCATAAGGAGTTCATGGAGAAGATGCAGGCGCTGCGAGACCAGGGCATGGAGCGCCTGCTGCTCGACCTGCGCGGCAACCCGGGCGGCATCATGCGGTCGGCGGTCGAAATTGCCGACGAAATGCTGGGGGCCGGCATGACGATTGTCGCTACGCGGGGCCGCGAAGATAGCATGGACCGGAGGTACCGCGCGAGCCCCGGCGGCGCCATTGAAGATATGCCCGTCATTGCGCTGGTGAATGAGGGCTCGGCATCGGCAAGTGAAATCCTGGCCGGGGCGCTGCAAGATCACGACCGGGCCCTGCTGGTGGGCCAGCGTACCTTTGGCAAAGCGCTGGTACAGAAGCAGTTCGAACTGTCGGACGGTAGCTTGCTGCAAATGACGGTGGGCCGGTACTACACGCCGGTGGGTCGTCTCATCCAGACGCCGTACAATGACGGCGATATGAAAGATTACTACAAGGAGAAGTTTGCCTCGTACGACGAGGCAACGTTCCACCCGGCCGAGTACCGCGAGAGCATCCCCGACTCGCTGGCCTACACCACCGATCACGGCCGTACGGTGTTTGGCGGTGGCGGCATCTTGCCTGACGTGGTGGTGCAGCCCGATACTGCATCGCTGGAGCGCTTCGTTGCCTCTACGAGTCTCGACTTTGCCTTTGTGCGTGAGTGGTTCCCCGAAAACGAGTTGGCGCTCCGCGAGACGTGGGGCGAGCGCGAAACGGCGTTCCTGAACACGTACGAAGTCCCGGCGCCCGTTTTGAACGACTTCTGGACGTTTGCAAAAGAGAACGGCCTGAAGCTCACGGCCGACTCGTCGAAGGCGGATGCCAGCGAGGGCGTCTTTTTGGCCTCGAAGGTGGAGGTGAGCGAGGCGTACGTGTCGGCCCGGCTGAAGGGCTACATTGGCCGTCAGCTCTTTGGAAGCCACCTTACCTATCGCATCTTTAACAAGGTGAATCCCACCTTCCAGAAAGCCATAACGCTGTGGCCGCGTGCCGAGAAGTTGTCTACCTACCACACGGCGGCGGCGATGCCACAACGCTGACGCGCATACTGTGCTGGTACTGCGTTGAAACGAGCGCCTGGGCGGCCCTGTGTTGCGTGGGCGCTCGACTATGTTAGGGAACCATTGGCCGCGGCGGACGCTTCGCAGATACGCCGTTTTCTGTTCATGTGCTCGCGTGCCGATGCGTCGTTTCCTGTGGTCGTTTCCACTCGTTTTTGTGCTGCTCGTTGGGTGTCGTTCGATGCCCCAAGCGGCGCAGCAAACCCAAATTCCCACGCCGCCCGCGGCTGCGTCGGCCGTCGAGGTCTCGCCCGATACCGGGGCCGCCCCCGCGGTGCGCCCGCCGGTGCCCGCGCCGGGGTTTCGGGAGGCCGTAGCCGCCGGAACCCGCACGACTACCGGGCGGCCGGGGCCCAACTACTGGCAGCAGCGGGCCGCCTACGATCTCACGGCGCGCCTCTATCCGTCCGAACACCGCCTGGACGGCACGGCACGCATCACGTACACGAACAACGCGCCCGACACGCTCAACACGCTGCTGCTGGA comes from Salisaeta longa DSM 21114 and encodes:
- a CDS encoding S41 family peptidase translates to MKRLSKYYILPAIALVLLGAVLGVQMESYLSDDDAYKYLKKLEQAFIIINRKYVEPVPSKQMAASGIEGMLNELDPHSSYIPAEEVKALRQSYQGSFGGIGIMFEMVRDTARVITPIAGGPSERLGIQSGDRIVQIEDSTAVGLSSTGIQKRLKGPIGSDVEMTVLRPSTENTIEFTIEREKIPLYSINSSYMVDATTGYIKIDRFAMTTHKEFMEKMQALRDQGMERLLLDLRGNPGGIMRSAVEIADEMLGAGMTIVATRGREDSMDRRYRASPGGAIEDMPVIALVNEGSASASEILAGALQDHDRALLVGQRTFGKALVQKQFELSDGSLLQMTVGRYYTPVGRLIQTPYNDGDMKDYYKEKFASYDEATFHPAEYRESIPDSLAYTTDHGRTVFGGGGILPDVVVQPDTASLERFVASTSLDFAFVREWFPENELALRETWGERETAFLNTYEVPAPVLNDFWTFAKENGLKLTADSSKADASEGVFLASKVEVSEAYVSARLKGYIGRQLFGSHLTYRIFNKVNPTFQKAITLWPRAEKLSTYHTAAAMPQR
- a CDS encoding phosphopentomutase yields the protein MSVFLTIVLDGVGIGAQPDADEYGDAGSNTLAHVCAEQEPHLPHLTALGLGRIAPLAGVPAAERPQAHVGRMREVSAGKDSTTGHWELAGLQLDAPFPTYPEGFPPAVIDAFTDATGCDGVLGNKAASGTVIIEELGPEHAATGQPIVYTSADSVFQIAAHKDVIPLDRLYELCRIARREVCVGPHAVGRVIARPFVGSPGNYERISSERRDFARRPEDTPLHEHLQAAGVHTVSIGKIADLFAREGFDEMLKTTSNAHGIEVITNCLHAYAADPAPTFLWANLIDFDQAYGHRNDPAGFATALEAFDAALPDIIRALPESGVLVITADHGNDPTTGSTDHSREFVPLLAYHHRIEGNGADLGLRASFNDHAATVARYFDLPADAVPGTPFLPV